AATCGTAGAGTAGGCACATGATAGCACAAATAACCCTTGTACTTGATGCCATATCCAAGAAACACACACTTTGATGTTTTTGGCTGCAGTTTGCTATGATTATAAGGGCGAAGGAGAGGAAAACAGGCACAACCAAAAATCCTAATGTGATTAAGAGCTGGGGAAGACCCAAATAACATCTCAAAAGGAGACTTGTGAAGAAGAACTGGAGTGGGCATTCGGTTGATGAGGTATGTAGCTGTTAAACATGCATAAGACCAAAATTGAGATGGTAATTTGGCAGTGTGCAATAGAGTTATTGTGGTCTCCATAATATGTCTATGTTTCCTCTCAGCTACCCCATTCTGTTCAGGGGTGTGTGGACATGAGAGGTGATGAACAATGCCTTTGTTAGTGAGAAATTGTTTCAGACGATTGCAGGTgtattcccccccccccccatcagTCTGCAGAGTTTTAACAGTGGCAGAGTGTTGTGTAACAAGATAGGAATGGAAGGCAACAAATGTAGAAAACAGATCAGACTTATTGACCAAGGGAAATAACCAGCAATAACGTGTACATTCATCAACAAAGATAGTGTAATATTTATAACCATCCACTGAGATACATGGTGCAGGTCCCCATAAATCAGTATGGATAGTGGAAAATGGAGAAACGAATGTATGATGATGCTTAGGGAAAGGCAGTTTGCTAACTTTCCCTGCAAGACAGGGATGACACATCATAGGGGAAGAAGTTTTAGGAACATGAATATGAGCTTTATTCAGCATGAGAGAAACGACAGAATTTGTGGGATGTCCTAACCTATGGTGCCATAGATTGGACTGAACAAGTTGGCCAAGAAATGCCTGAGCTTGTGATGGCTGAGTAGAAGACGCTGGTGAAAAAGCATGGATAGGATATAGGCCATTACTGCACAAGCCTCTGTAAAGAATCCTCCTGGTGGCTTTGTCCTGAATCCAAAAGcaaaatgcatcaaaaataaGCCAGCAATTATTATCAAGGCAAAGCCGATGGACTGATAATAGATTCTGAGTTAATTGAGGAACAAGTAGCACAGAAGCCAACTTGAGTGAAGACATAGAAGAATTAATGACAGACTGACCAACATGAGATACTGTCAAACCTTCACCATTGGCAGTTTGAATTGTGTCTGTGGTTGGATATGGTGAGGCCAATGTCAGATTATTCAAATCTGCTGTCATGTGATTAGTGGCACCAGAATCAGTGAGCCATACTTGAGAGGATCCTGAAGCATTGGATGCTGGCGGTGCAGAGTTGACCATGGTGTGCATGGCTTGCATAGTAGGCTGTGAGTCTGGAAAACGAGCAGAGGAGAATGAGAGATGTGGTGATGGGGCTCGATATAAGGAATGCTGCATAGTTGGTGATTGTGTGGGATAGGACTGCTGAGAAGGATAAGCAGGAGTAGGATGCATGCCAATATAGTTTGGTCCTTTGTCATTATAGAAGCAGAACCAGGTAGTGTGATTAGGTCTGCCACATATATGACATTTAGGTTTCTTATAAGAAGAAGCATCACAAAACGGGGCAGTATGTCCCTCAGAATTGCAGAGTTGACAGATTGGCATCATGGATGCAGGGTGACTGTGAAATTGCTGATTAGgtgaaggaccaagaacgccaGGATTAGAGTGTGGATGTTCATTTGCCATAGAAGGAAACACTGGTCTAGAGTGAAAGTGTCTTGCTCCTTGAGAAAAACGACCTCTACCAGTGTTTCTATTTCCACTATAAGGCTTAAATCCTCTGTTAACAGCCTGAGATGAACTATGATTCATAGAAAAACCTGTAGTTGCAGCCATTGCTGTCATTAGAGGAGCATGAGGTGATGCCTCTACAATCACTTCCTCTGCAAGCAATTGTGAACGAAAATCATGCAATGAGATCACACTCTCTCGTCCCCTTATAACACATCTAAATGTGTTATACTCCATAGGCAAGCCATTGAGAGCCAGAATAACTATATCTTCATCAGCAAAGTATACACCAGCAGCTGAAAGATAGTCCCTGGCTTCTTTAATACGATGAAGATATTGTGAAATCGAATCTGTTCCTTTTTTGATTGTTTGTAGATTAGATTTCATCTGAAAAATGCTGGTTCTAGATACTGTTGAAAACTGCTCCTTCAGTCGATTCCACAGATCCTTGGAGCTGGTGCTACCAATTGCACAAGACATAGCAATAGGAGATAATGTAGCAGTGATTAATTGCATGATGGCTCGGTCATGCATTTTCCAGACTATGAATTCATCATTTTGAGAAGAAGCGATTCCAGACTCGCATGAAGCTGAGCTGAGTTGAGGTGGACAATGAATTGATCCATCAACATATCCCATAATGCCATTGCTTTCAAGCAAAAGTTGCATCTGAAAGTTCCAATTGAGGTAGTTTGAATCATCCAGCTTGACATTAACAGACGTAGGAATAGAAGGAATGAGAGCTGTGATTGGAGATTGCAGAAGTTGAAGTTGTGAAGCAGTCACCATTGAAAGATTAGCAGATTATCAATCAGAGATCAGAATGTGGAGAAGGAGCAGATAGAATGCAGAAGCAATCAGAAAGGATCTTCAAGCGTGAGCTatgagctctgataccatgttaacaTGTAACTTCAGTAGTAGATACAGAGAGGTTGAGTGAGAGacgagagaaaaatgaaaaccttattaaccttcttcttttctgttattcaatcttcttgctttctatagttagttagttatttatatatacatgcacTGTAACAACTTAACTGCATGTAACTAACTtttctaactaactaactaactaacagaTTTATTAACCAATATTACACTTGTCATTCACTGTACTCTAACAGTTCTGAGCTATGCTATATTAGGCATCCGTCATAAGAACTACATGCTTAAAATGAGACCTGTGAAGACTTCTTCACTGCATGGAATTGTGAGACCACCCATAGAATGATCAAATCCGAACTCTTCTTCAGCTTGACTTAACAAGTTCTGGAATGAAGGATGCTTCAAATATGAAATCGGAACGGTAAATCGCTTTTTTTGAGCTTCTCCAACATAAACTGCTAAGTGGCCTTTAGGCACATTAGAAGTATCCTCTGACAAGAGAATTCGCTTCAGAATTTGTTTAGCATTGACAATTCCAGGCAAGCGGATAcccattttgaaatttttttgaaggtATTGAATTAAGCTGAATGATGTTTAAGACTTACAAAGCAGAGAAGAGGTTGCACTGGATTGCAATCTTTGGTAGAAGGTATATATAGGGCCACAACTATGTTGCAACAGGGCCCCTTATGGCCAGATGCCCCAAGGAATCACATGGTTTTGCCTCCAAACTAGCAATAGAATTTTGATAGAtttcattccttttcttttccttacaaTTCATTTTGGCCTACCACTCAACAAACTTAGAAAGCATTATATCATGGCCTGCTTGTTAAGACACATGCCCAGCAGtccatttaaaagaaatattgacTACTAAATCAATGGTACAATGAATCAAATTTGGCATTTTCGTTTGGAAAACAACACATCACCATGCAACATGTTAGTGGAAGCTTGTTCTTGACCAATTTAACATAATGGCCATCGTCACCTTATCTGTAATGGCACtaacaaacacaagaaatgaacaagcttttttttatatatgataatGTTTTCGGCACTATAAGAGATGCATATTCGATGATTGTATGGAAATAGGGCCTGGATTTGAAGAAATGATAAGTTGAATGGAAGCACCCAACAAACCGAGCAAATGAGCTCAACTATAGACCATAACTGAATTAAAAAGgattaaataattgaaaaatctcTTTCTAGATAAAACATAGCACTAGTTGAGcgaatatattcaataaattctcgAGACACCAAATTTTATAGCTACGAGTTACAATGAAAATGTTATTTCTTGTTGAGTGCCAAATAGTGTCAAAGTCACTGGAACCAAATTTTATTTGGTGGGCTGTCTGAAACAAAACTACAAATAAATGACTAGTGAAAATATGATAAAGGTAGGAAAAAATGAGGAATCTACAGCTGTGATATGTCCTGGGGATAAAGTTGCCTGGTTTGTGCTCCTGAAATGCATCTACTTGCAAGACAGGAAGCACAGTCAAACTCACATGAAGCAAGCTGTACACTTTGTCGGCATCACTTTTAAACCTCTTTTAAGATATCTAAATGCTTCCACAGGATATGATGTACAGTAGTGAGAGTTGTTTGACTACATTCAGGGTACCTATGTTTCGCTAAAATGATCAACTGATGCTAACCGAATCATCCACATATATATGTCTGAAGATTATATTCAAATAGACCCCGTGattgaatagtttttttctccaaaagaaTATTGAAAACTTGGTAATCatgtaaaaagaaaggaaatgagatttttttataattgatcgTAAGAGATTGGTTTATTCTTGGGTTATAAAGATTAAGACAGAGCACAGGACAATAAATTGGGAAAGGatgattaattttctattataaaattGCAACAGAAGGATAAAAGATTTGCTTCTGATAGAGTGGAATGATTGCTTCCGTTCACGTTTTCCGTTGCATTATTCTCGTATTCGCATCTATATTAAGATCACTAAGTGCTGAGATTTTTGTACAATCTCTCAGCTGTAAACACATGCAAGGACTCTCGATGACTTTGTTTCTTAATTAGTATAATAACGAAGGAGAAAATAATGTTACTGAAAAAATTCTCTTCAATATTCAAGTACTGTTTAAATGGAGGTATATTACAACATAATCTCCCTATACAAAACTGGTTTCTGGATTAATGGTGTTAGAAAATAGAAAGTCAATAGCCTTTAACTAGTCAAACCATTATGTCATTTCTCATGAAGACCACAAGTTGCAGGTGAGATCAACTAAGGATTCTTCGCTGCACGGGATAGTGAAGACAAATTGTTCTTCAGCCTGATTCAGCAAATTCTGAAATGAAGGATGCTTCAAGTACGAGAACGGAACAacaaatcttttcttttgagtttcTCCAACATAAACGGCAAAGTGCCCTTTAGGCACCGTAGCATTCTGTGGCGAAAAAAGAACGCGTCAGACAATCCGCTTAGCATTAATAATTCTAGGCAAAGGAAAGCCCATGATTTTTATGTAGTAGTTCTTTAAGATAAATATTGTATAGCAAGAGATGGATATTTTTATGGAATATGGGTATATATAAGAGTAAGAAAAAATTTCCAAATCTGTTGATGCTAGTTCTCTTTAATggatcaaatgataaaatttacaaGTAGGGGGTCTGCTGAAGACGAACT
The DNA window shown above is from Populus trichocarpa isolate Nisqually-1 chromosome 4, P.trichocarpa_v4.1, whole genome shotgun sequence and carries:
- the LOC7453619 gene encoding auxin-induced protein 15A is translated as MGIRLPGIVNAKQILKRILLSEDTSNVPKGHLAVYVGEAQKKRFTVPISYLKHPSFQNLLSQAEEEFGFDHSMGGLTIPCSEEVFTGLILSM